Part of the Panthera uncia isolate 11264 chromosome F2, Puncia_PCG_1.0, whole genome shotgun sequence genome, GCTCGAGAAAAGCAGCGGGCCCTGCAGGCGCTCGAGGAACTGCGGCTCCAGGCCGAGGAGGCGGAGCGGCGCCTGCGGCAGGCCGAGGCCGAGCGGGCCCGCCAGGTGCAGGTGGCCCTGGAGACGGCGCAGCGCAGCGCGGAGGCGGAGCTGCAGAGCAAGCGCGCCTCCTTCGCGGAGAAGACGGCGCAGCTGGAGCGCACGCTGCAGGAAGAGCACGTGGCTGTCGCGCAGCTGCGGGAGGAGGCGGAGCGGCGGGCGCAGCAGCAGGCAGAGGCCGAGCGGGCCCGCGAGGAGGCGGAGCGGGAGCTGGAGCGCTGGCGGCTGAAAGCCAACGAGGCGCTGCGGCTGCGGCTGCAGGCGGAGGAGGTGGCCCAGCAGAAGAGCCTGGCGCAGGCGGAGGcggagaagcagaaggaggaggcCGAGCGCGAGGCACGGCGCCGCGGCAAGGCAGAAGAGCAGGCCGTGCGGCAGCGGGAGCTGGCCGAGCAGGAGCTGGAGAAGCAGCGGCAGCTGGCGGAGGGCACTGCCCAGCAGCGCCTGGTGGCGGAACAGGAGCTGATCCGGCTGCGGGCTGAGACGGAGCAGGGGGAGCAGCAGCGGCAGCTGCTGGAAGAGGAGCTGGCCCGCTTGCAGCGGGAAGCGGGGGCGGCCACCCAGAAGCGCCAGGAGCTGGAGGCGGAGCTGGCCAAGGTGCGGGCCGAGATGGAGGTGCTGCTGGCCAGCAAGGCGCGGGCCGAGGAGGAGTCCCGGTCCACCAGCGAGAAGTCCAAGCAGAGGCTGGAGGCCGAGGCCAGCCGCTTCCGGGAGCTGGCGGAGGAGGCCGCCCGCCTGCGTGCCCTGGCCGAGGAGGCCAAGCGGCAACGGCAGCTGGCGGAGGAGGATGCGGCGCAGCAGCGAGCGGAGGCGGAGAGGGTGCTCGCCGAGAAGCTGGCCGCCATCGGCGAGGCCACGCGGCTTAAGACCGAGGCGGAGATTGCGCTCAAGGAGAAGGAGGCGGAGAACGAGCGCCTGCGGCGGCTGGCGGAGGACGAAGCCTTCCAGCGGCGGCGGCTGGAGGAGCAGGCCGCCCAGCACAAGGCGGATATCGAAGAGCGGCTGGCGCAGCTGCGCAAGGCGTCGGAGAGCGAGCTGGAGCGGCAGAAGGGGCTGGTGGAGGACACGCTGCGGCAGCGGCggcaggtggaggaggagatCCTGGCGCTCAAGGCGAGCTTTGAAAAGGCGGCCGCCGGCAAGgcggagctggagctggagctggggcGCATCCGCAGCAGTGCCGAGGACACGCTGCGCAGCAAGGAGCAGGCGGAGCAGGAGGCCACGCGGCAGCGGCAGCTGGCGGCCGAGGAGGAACAGCGGCGCCGCGAGGCGGAAGAGCGTGTGCAGAAGAGCCTCGCGGCCGAGGAGGAGGCCGCGCGGCAGCGCAAGTCCgccctggaggaggtggagcGGCTCAAGGCCAAAGTGGAGGAGGCGCGGCGCCTGCGCGAGCGCGCGGAGCAGGAGTCGGCTCGGCAGCTGCAGCTGGCCCAGGAGGCCGCGCAGAAGCGGCTGCAGGCGGAGGAGAAGGCGCACGCTTTTGCGGTGCAGCAGAAGGAGCAGGAGCTGCAGCAGACGCTGCAGCAAGAGCAGAGTGTGCTGGAGCGGCTGCGGGGCGAGGCGGAGGCGGCGCGGCGGGCGGCCGAGGACGCGGAGGAGGCGCGGGAGCGGGCCGAGCGGGAGGCGGCGCAGTCCCGGCGGCGGGTGGAGGAGGCCGAGCGGCTGAAGCAGTTGGCCGAGGAGCAGGCGCAGGCGCGCGCGCAGGCACAGGCCGCCGCGGAGAAGCTGCGCAAGGAGGCGGAGCAGGAGGCGGCGCGGCGGGCGCAGGCGGAGCAGGCCGCCCTGCGGCAGAAGCAGGTGGCCGACGCCGAGATGGAGAAGCACAAGAAGTTCGCCGAGCAGACTCTGCGGCAGAAGGCGCAGGTGGAGCAGGAGCTGACCGCGCTGCGGCTGCAGCTGGAGGAGACGGACCACCAGAAGAGCATCCTGGACGAGGAGCTGCAGCGGCTGAAGGCGGAGGTGACGGAGGCCGCCCGCCAGCGCAGCCAGGTGGAGGAGGAGCTCTTCTCCGTGCGCGTGCAGATGGAGGAGCTCGGCAAGCTGAAGGCGCGCATCGAGGCGGAGAACCGCGCGCTCATCCTGCGCGACAAGGACAACACGCAGCGCTTCCTGCAGGAGGAGGCTGAGAAAATGAAGCAGGTGGCGGAGGAGGCCGCCCGGCTGAGCGTCGCGGCCCAGGAGGCGGCCCGGCTGCGGCAGCTGGCGGAGGAGGACCTGGCGCAGCAGCGCGCCCTGGCCGAGAAGATGCTCAAGGAGAAGATGCAGGCCGTGCAGGAGGCCACCCGCCTCAAGGCCGAGGCCGAGCTGCTGCAGCGGCAGAAGGAGCTGGCGCAGGAGCAGGCCCGGCAGCTGCAGGAGGACAAGGAGCAGATGGCCCAGCAGCTGGCCGAGGAGACGCAGGGCTTCCAGCGGACCCTGGAGGCGGAGCGGCAGCGGCAGCTGGAGATGAGCGCCGAGGCCGAGCGCCTCAAGCTGCGCGTGGCCGAGCTGAGCCGGGCCCAGGCCCGCGCCGAGGAGGACGCCCAGCGCTTCCGCAGGCAGGCCGAGGACATCGGGGAGAAGCTGCACCGCACCGAGCTCGCCACGCAGGAGAAGGTGACGCTGGTGCAGACGCTGGAGATCCAGCGGCAGCAGAGCGACCGCGACGCCGAGAGCCTGCGGGCCGCCATCGCAGAGCTGGAGCGCGAGAAGGAGAAGCTCAAGGAGGAGGCCAGGCTGCTACAGCTGAAGTCCGAGGAGGTACCGGCCCCGCCCCGACGGGCGCACGTGGGCGGGCCCCGGGTGGGGGCCTGCTCTGCGGCGGCTCGCCCACCTCCCTGAccgtgccctcccccccccccccccccccccccttgcagaTGCAGGCGGTGCAGCAGGAGCAGCTGGTGCAGGAGACGCGGGCCCTCCAGCAGAGCTTCCTGTCGGAGAAGGACAGCCTGCTGCAGCGGGAGCACTTCATCGAGCAGGAGAAGGCCAAGCTGGAGCAGCTCTTCCAGGACGAGGTGGCCAAGGCGCAGAAGCTACGGGAggagcagcagcggcagcagcggcagatggaggaggagaggcagcgGCTGGTGGCCAGCATGGAGGAGGCCCGGCAGCGCCAGCACGAGGCCGAGGAGGGCGTGCGGCGCAAGCAGGAGGAGCTGCAGCTGCTGGAACGACAGCGGCAGCAGCAGGAGAAGCTGCTGGAGGAGGAGAACCGGCGGCTGCGCGAGCGGCTGCAGCGCCTGGAGGAGGAGCACCGGGCCGCGCTGGCGCACTCGGAGGAGGTTGCCGCCTCGCAGGCCGCGGCTGCCAAAGCCCTGCCAAACGGCCGGGTCGCCCACGACGGCCCGGCGGCCGAGGTGGAGCCCGACCACGCCTTCGACGGCCTTCGGCGGAAGGTGCCGGCCCAGTGGCTGCAGGAGGCCGGCGTCCTGAGCGCCGAGGAGCTGCAGCGGCTGGCCCAGGGCCGCACAACCGTGGCCGAGCTCGCTCAGCGGGACGACGTGCGCGGCTACCTGCACGGCCGCGGTGGCGTTGCCGGGCTGCTGCTGACGCCCAGCAACGAGAAGCTGAGTGTGTACGCGGCCCTCCGGAGGCAGCTGCTGAGCCCGGGCACGGCTCTCATCCTGCTGGAGGCCCAGGCTGCCTCGGGCTTCCTCCTGGACCCTGTGCGGAACCGACGGCTGACCGTCAACGAGGCCGTGAAGGAGGGCGTCGTGGGCCCCGAGCTGCACCACAAGCTGCTGTCGGCCGAGCGCGCCGTCACCGGCTACAAGGATCCCTACACCGGGGAGCAGATCTCCCTCTTCCAGGCCATGAAGAAGGACCTCATCGTGCGGGAGCACGGCATCCGCCTGCTGGAGGCCCAGATCGCCACGGGCGGCATCATCGACCCGGTGCACAGCCACCGCCTGCCCGTGGACGTGGCCTACCGGCGCGGCTACTTCGACGAGGAGACGAACCGCGTCCTGGCGGACCCGAGCGACGACACCAAGGGCTTCTTCGACCCCAACACGCACGAGAACCTCACCTACCTGCAGCTGCTGGAGCGCTGCGTGGAGGACCCCGAGACGGGCCTGCGCCTGCTGCCCCTCACGGATCAGGCTGCCAAGGGTAGGGAGCTGGTCTACACTGACTCGGAGGCCCGGGACGTGTTCGAGAAAGCCACCGTGTCCGCACCTTTTGGCAAGTTCCGGGGCAAGACGGTGACCATCTGGGAGCTCATCAACTCAGAGTACTTCACGGCAGAGCAGCGGCGGGACCTGGTGCGACAGTTCCGCACGGGCAAGGTCACCGTGGAGAAGATCATCAAGATCGTCATCACGGTGGTCGAGGAGCACGAGCAGAAAGGGCAGCTTTGCTTCGAGGGCCTGCGCGCCCTGGTCCCTGCCGCCGAGCTGTTCGAGAGCGGGGTCATCGACCGCGATCTCTACCGCCAGCTGCAGCAGGGCGAGCGTTCGGTGCGAGAGGTGGCCGAGGTGGATGCCGTGCGGCGGGCCCTGCGGGGCGGCAACGTCATTGCTGGTGTGTGGCTGGAGGAGGCGGGACAGAGGCTGAGCGTCTACGAGGCCCTGAAGAAGGACCTACTGCAGCCAGAGGCGGCGGTGGCCCTCCTGGAGGCCCAGGCCGGCACCGGGCACATCATCGACCCCGCCACGAGCGCCCGGCTCACCGTGGACGAGGCGGTGCGGGCCGGCCTGGTGGGGCCTGAGCTGCACGAGAAGCTGCTGTCGGCTGAGAAGGCCGTGACCGGCTACAAAGACCCCTACTCGGGGCAGAGCGTCTCCCTGTTCCAGGCCCTGAAGAAGGGCCTCATCCCCAGGGAGCAGGGCTGGCGCCTGCTGGATGCCCAGTTGTCCACAGGTGGCATCGTGGACCCGAGCAAGAGCCACCGTGTGCCCGTAGACGTTGCCTGTGCCCGGGGCTACCTGGACGAGGAGACCGGCCGAGCCCTGTCGGCGCCCGAGGACGAAGCCAAGACCTACCGCGACCCCGGCACACAGGAGCCGGTCGCCTACGGCCAGCTGCAGCGGCAGTGCCGGCCCGACCCGCTGACGGGGCTGAGCCTGCTGCCGCTCTCGGAGAAGAAGGCCCGGGCCCGGCGGGAGGGACTCTGCTCCGAGCTGCAGGCTCGCGAGACCTTTCAGAAGACTGCCGTTGAGGTCCCCGTGGGCAGCTTTAAGGGCAAGACGGTGACCGTGTGGGAGCTCCTCAGCTCTGAGTACTTCACGGCGGAGCAGAGACAGGAGCTGGTGCGGCAGTTTCGCACGGGCACCGTCACCGTGGAGAAGATCATCAAGATCGTCATCACCATCGTGGAGGAGGTGGAGACCGCGCGCCAGGAAAGGCTGTCTTTCAGCGGCCTCCGCGCCCCGGTGCCGGCCAGTGAGCTCGCGGCTGCCGGTGTCCTCAGCAGGGCCCAGTTTGAGCAGCTCAAGGACGGCAGAACGTCTGTGAAGGAGCTGTCAGAGGTGGACTCTGTGCGGACGCTTCTCCAGGGTAGCGGCTGCCTGGCCGGCATCTACCTGGAGGACTCCAAGGAGAAGGTGACCATCTACGAGGCCATGCGGCGGGGCCTGCTCAGGCCCAGCACGGCCGCTCTGCTGCTCGAGGCCCAAGCGGCCACCGGCTTTCTGGTGGACCCTGTGAGGAATCAGCGCCTGTACGTCCACGAGGCCGTGAAGGCGGGCGTCGTGGGCCCCGAGCTGCACGAGAAGCTGCTGTCTGCCGAGAAGGCCGTCACCGGCTACACGGACCCCTACTCCGGCAACACCGTCTCCCTCTTCCAGGCCATGAAGAAGGGCCTGGTCCTTAGGGAGCACGGCATCCGCCTGCTGGAGGCCCAGATCGCCACGGGCGGCATCATCGACCCGGTGCACAGCCACCGCCTGCCCGTGGACGTGGCCTACCGGCGCGGCTACTTCGACGAGGAGACGAACCGCGTCCTGGCGGACCCGAGCGACGACACCAAGGGCTTCTTCGACCCCAACACGCACGAGAACCTCACCTACCTGCAGCTGCTGGAGCGCTGCGTGGAGGACCCCGAGACGGGCCTGCGCCTGCTGCCCCTGAAAGGAGCCGAGAAGACGGAGGTGGCGGAGAGCCCGCAGGTGTACACGGAGGAGGAGACCCGCAGGGCGTTCGAGGAGACGCAGATCGACATCCCTGGCGGCGGTGACCGCGGCGGCTCCACCATGTCCCTGTGGGAGGTGATGCAGTCGGACCTGATCCCGGAAGAGCAGCGAGCCCGGCTCATGGCGGACTTCCGGGCCGGCCGGGTGACCAAGGAGCgtatgatcatcatcatcatcgagATTATCGAGAAGACCGAGATCGTGCGCCAGCAGAACCTGGCTTCCTACGACTACATCCGCCGCCGCCTCACGGCCGAGGACCTCTACGAGGCCCGGATCATCTCCCGCGAGACCTACGGCCTCCTCCGGGAGGGCGCCAAGAGCCTCCGAGAGGTGCTGGAGGCGGAGGCGGTCTCACGCTACCTGTACGGCACGGGCTGCGTGGCCGGCGTCTACCTGCCGGGCTCCCGGCAGACGCTCACCGTCTACCAGGCGCTGAAGAAGGGGCTGCTGAGCGCCGAGGTGGCGCGGTTTCTGCTGGAGGCACAGGCGGCCACGGGCTTCCTCCTGGATCCCGTGAAGGGCGAGCGGCTGACCGTGGACGAAGCCGTGCGGAAGGGCTTGGTAGGCCCCGAGCTGCACGACCGGCTGCTCTCGGCCGAGCGGGCCGTGACCGGCTACCGGGACCCCTACACGGAGCAGACGATCTCGCTCTTCCAGGCCATGAAGAAGGACCTGATCCCGGCCGAGGAGGCCCTGCGGCTGCTGGACGCCCAGCTGGCCACGGGCGGCGTCGTGGACCCGCGCCTGGGCTTCCACCTCCCCTTGGAGGTGGCCTACCTGCGTGGCTTCCTCAACAAGGACACGCACGACCAGCTGTCAGAGCCCAGCGAGGTGCGCAGCTACCCGGATCCCTCCACGGACGAGCGCCTCAGCTACACGCAGCTGCTCAGGAGGTGCCGTCGCCACGAGACCAGCGGCCAGCTGCTCCTGCCGCTCTCGGACGCCCGCAAGCTGACCTTCCGCGGCCTGCGCAAGCAGATCACGGTGGAGGAGCTGGTGCGCTCGCGGGTCATGGACGAGGCCACGGCGCTGCAGCTGCGGGAGGGCCTGACCTCCGTGGAGGAGGTCTCCAAGAACCTGCAGAAGTTCCTCGAGGGCACCAGCTGCATCGCCGGCGTCTTCGTCGATGCCACCAAGGAGCGGCTGTCCGTGTATCAGGCCATGAAGAAAGGCATCATCCGCCCCGGCACGGCCTTCGAGCTCCTGGAGGCGCAGGCGGCCACCGGCTACGTCGTCGACCCCATCAAGGGGCTCAAGCTGACCGTGGAGGAGGCCGTGCGCATGGGCATCGTGGGCCCCGAGTTCAAGGACAAGCTGCTGTCGGCCGAGCGCGCCGTCACCGGCTACAAGGACCCGTACTCGGGGAAGCTCATCTCCCTCTTCCAGGCCATGAAGAAGGGCCTCATCCTGAAGGACCACGGCATCCGCCTGCTGGAGGCCCAGATCGCCACGGGCGGCATCATCGACCCCGAGGAGAGCCACCGGCTGCCCGTGGACGTGGCCTACAAGCGCGGCCTCTTTGACGAGGAGATGAACGAGATCCTGACCGACCCCTCGGACGACACCAAGGGCTTCTTCGACCCCAACACGGAGGAGAACCTCACGTACCTGCAGCTCATGGAGCGCTGCGTCACGGACCCCCAGACGGGCCTGCGCCTGCTGCCCCTGAAGGAGAAGAAACGGGAGCGGAAGACGTCCTCCAAGTCCTCGGTGCGCAAGCGGCGCGTCGTGATCGTGGACCCCGAGACGGGCAAGGAGATGTCCGTGTACGAGGCCTACCGCAAGGGCCTCATCGACCACCAGACGTACCTGGAGCTGTCCGAGCAGGAGTGCGAGTGGGAGGAGATCACCATCTCCTCTTCCGACGGCGTGGTCAAGTCCATGATCATCGACCGCCGCTCGGGCCGCCAGTACGACATCGACGAGGCCATCTCCAGGAGCCTCATCGACCGCTCGGCGCTGGACCAGTACCGCGCCGGCACGCTCTCCATCACCGAGTTCGCCGACATGCTCTCGGGCAACGCCGGCGGCTTCCGCTCCCGCTCTTCTTCCGTGGGGTCCTCCTCCTCCTACCCCATCAGCCCCGCCGCCTCCAGGAGCCAGGCGGCCTCCTGGTCAGACCCCACCGAGGAGACGGGCCCCGTGGCCGGCATCCTGGACACGGAGACGCTGGAGAAGGTGTCCGTCACGGAGGCCATGCACCGCAACCTGGTGGACAACATCACCGGGCAGCGGCTGCTGGAGGCCCAGGCCTGCACGGGGGGCATCATCGACCCCGGCACCGGGGAGCGCTTCCCCGTCACCGACGCCGTCAACAAGGGCCTGGTGGATAAGATCATGGTGGACCGCATCAACCTGGCCCAGAAAGCCTTCTGTGGCTTCGAGGACCCGCGCACCAAGACCAAGATGTCGGCCGCCCAGGCCCTGAAGAAGGGCTGGCTCTACTACGAGGCAGGCCAGCGCTTCCTGGAGGTGCAGTACCTGACGGGGGGCCTGATCGAGCCCGACGCGCCGGGCCGTGTGCCCCTCGACGAGGCCCTGCAGCGCGGCATGGTGGACGCCCGGACCGCCCAGAAGCTGCGGGACGTTGGCGCGTATTCCAAGTACCTCACCTGCCCCAAGACCAA contains:
- the PLEC gene encoding plectin isoform X4: MSQHRLRVPEPESLGHKRTSSEDNLYLAVLRASEGKKDERDRVQKKTFTKWVNKHLIKAQRHISDLYEDLRDGHNLISLLEVLSGDSLPREKGRMRFHKLQNVQIALDYLRHRQVKLVNIRNDDIADGNPKLTLGLIWTIILHFQISDIQVSGQSEDMTAKEKLLLWSQRMVEGYQGLHCDNFTSSWRDGRLFNAIIHRHKPMLIDMNKVYRQTNLENLDQAFSVAERDLGVTRLLDPEDVDVPQPDEKSIITYVSSLYDAMPRVPDVQDGVKANELQLRWQEYQELVLLLLQWVRHHTAAFEERRFPSSFEEIEILWCQFLKFKETELPAKEADKNRSKGIYQFLEGAVQAGQLKMPPGYHPLDVEKEWGKLHVAILEREKQLRAEYERLECLQRIVSKLQMEAVLCEEQLKQADILLQSDVRLLAANKAPQRAAEVERDLDKADGMIRLLFNDVQTLKDGRHPQGEQMYRRVYRLHERLVAIRTEYNLRLKAGVAAPVTQVTVQSTQRRPELEDASLRYLQDLLAWVEENQRRVDGAEWGGDLPSVEAQLGSHRGLHQSIEEFRAKIERARADEGQLSPGPRSAYRDCLGRLDLQYAKLLTSSKARLRALEGLHGFVAAATKELMWLSEKEEEEVGFDWGEHNSNMAAKKESYSALMRELELKEKKVKEIQSTGDRLLREGHPARPTVESFQAALQTQWSWMLQLCCCIEAHLKENTAYFQFFSDVRDTEEQLRKLQETLRRKYTCDRSITVTRLEDLLQDAQDEKDQLGEYRAHLSGLAKRAKAIVQLKPRSQAHPVRGRVPLLAVCDYKQVEVTVHKGDECQLVGPAQPSHWKVLSSSGSEAAVPSVCFLVPPPNQEAQEAVTRLDAQLQALVTLWHQLHVDLKSLLAWQNLSRDVQLIRSWSLVTFRTLKPEEQRQALRNLELHYQAFLRDSQDAGGFGPEDRLQAEREYGSCSRHYQQLLQSAEQGEQEESRCQRCISELKDIRLQLEACETRTVHRLRLPLDKEPARECAQRIAEQQKAQAEVEGLGKGVARLSAEAEKVLALPEPSPAAPTLRSELELTLGKLEQVRSLSAIYLEKLKTISLVIRSTQGAEEVLRAHEEQLKEAQAVPATLPELEATKAALKKLRAQAEAQQPVFDALRDELRGAQEVGERLQRQHGERDVEVERWRERVAPLLERWQAVLAQTDVRQRELEQLGRQLRYYRESAEPLGAWLQDAKQRQEKIQAVPLADSQAVREQLRQEKALLEEIEQHGEKVEECQELAKQYINAIKDYELQLVTYKAQLEPVASPAKKPKVQSGSESVIQEYVDLRTRYSELTTLTSQYIKFISETLRRMEEEERLAEQQRAEERERLAEVEAALEKQRQLAEAHAQAKAQAEQEAQELQRRMQEEVARREEAAVDAQQQKRSIQEELQHLRQSSEAEIQAKARQAEAAERSRLRIEEEIRVVRLQLEATERQRGGAEGELQALRARAEEAEAQKRQAQEEAERLRRQVQDESQRKRQAEAELALRVKAEAEAAREKQRALQALEELRLQAEEAERRLRQAEAERARQVQVALETAQRSAEAELQSKRASFAEKTAQLERTLQEEHVAVAQLREEAERRAQQQAEAERAREEAERELERWRLKANEALRLRLQAEEVAQQKSLAQAEAEKQKEEAEREARRRGKAEEQAVRQRELAEQELEKQRQLAEGTAQQRLVAEQELIRLRAETEQGEQQRQLLEEELARLQREAGAATQKRQELEAELAKVRAEMEVLLASKARAEEESRSTSEKSKQRLEAEASRFRELAEEAARLRALAEEAKRQRQLAEEDAAQQRAEAERVLAEKLAAIGEATRLKTEAEIALKEKEAENERLRRLAEDEAFQRRRLEEQAAQHKADIEERLAQLRKASESELERQKGLVEDTLRQRRQVEEEILALKASFEKAAAGKAELELELGRIRSSAEDTLRSKEQAEQEATRQRQLAAEEEQRRREAEERVQKSLAAEEEAARQRKSALEEVERLKAKVEEARRLRERAEQESARQLQLAQEAAQKRLQAEEKAHAFAVQQKEQELQQTLQQEQSVLERLRGEAEAARRAAEDAEEARERAEREAAQSRRRVEEAERLKQLAEEQAQARAQAQAAAEKLRKEAEQEAARRAQAEQAALRQKQVADAEMEKHKKFAEQTLRQKAQVEQELTALRLQLEETDHQKSILDEELQRLKAEVTEAARQRSQVEEELFSVRVQMEELGKLKARIEAENRALILRDKDNTQRFLQEEAEKMKQVAEEAARLSVAAQEAARLRQLAEEDLAQQRALAEKMLKEKMQAVQEATRLKAEAELLQRQKELAQEQARQLQEDKEQMAQQLAEETQGFQRTLEAERQRQLEMSAEAERLKLRVAELSRAQARAEEDAQRFRRQAEDIGEKLHRTELATQEKVTLVQTLEIQRQQSDRDAESLRAAIAELEREKEKLKEEARLLQLKSEEMQAVQQEQLVQETRALQQSFLSEKDSLLQREHFIEQEKAKLEQLFQDEVAKAQKLREEQQRQQRQMEEERQRLVASMEEARQRQHEAEEGVRRKQEELQLLERQRQQQEKLLEEENRRLRERLQRLEEEHRAALAHSEEVAASQAAAAKALPNGRVAHDGPAAEVEPDHAFDGLRRKVPAQWLQEAGVLSAEELQRLAQGRTTVAELAQRDDVRGYLHGRGGVAGLLLTPSNEKLSVYAALRRQLLSPGTALILLEAQAASGFLLDPVRNRRLTVNEAVKEGVVGPELHHKLLSAERAVTGYKDPYTGEQISLFQAMKKDLIVREHGIRLLEAQIATGGIIDPVHSHRLPVDVAYRRGYFDEETNRVLADPSDDTKGFFDPNTHENLTYLQLLERCVEDPETGLRLLPLTDQAAKGRELVYTDSEARDVFEKATVSAPFGKFRGKTVTIWELINSEYFTAEQRRDLVRQFRTGKVTVEKIIKIVITVVEEHEQKGQLCFEGLRALVPAAELFESGVIDRDLYRQLQQGERSVREVAEVDAVRRALRGGNVIAGVWLEEAGQRLSVYEALKKDLLQPEAAVALLEAQAGTGHIIDPATSARLTVDEAVRAGLVGPELHEKLLSAEKAVTGYKDPYSGQSVSLFQALKKGLIPREQGWRLLDAQLSTGGIVDPSKSHRVPVDVACARGYLDEETGRALSAPEDEAKTYRDPGTQEPVAYGQLQRQCRPDPLTGLSLLPLSEKKARARREGLCSELQARETFQKTAVEVPVGSFKGKTVTVWELLSSEYFTAEQRQELVRQFRTGTVTVEKIIKIVITIVEEVETARQERLSFSGLRAPVPASELAAAGVLSRAQFEQLKDGRTSVKELSEVDSVRTLLQGSGCLAGIYLEDSKEKVTIYEAMRRGLLRPSTAALLLEAQAATGFLVDPVRNQRLYVHEAVKAGVVGPELHEKLLSAEKAVTGYTDPYSGNTVSLFQAMKKGLVLREHGIRLLEAQIATGGIIDPVHSHRLPVDVAYRRGYFDEETNRVLADPSDDTKGFFDPNTHENLTYLQLLERCVEDPETGLRLLPLKGAEKTEVAESPQVYTEEETRRAFEETQIDIPGGGDRGGSTMSLWEVMQSDLIPEEQRARLMADFRAGRVTKERMIIIIIEIIEKTEIVRQQNLASYDYIRRRLTAEDLYEARIISRETYGLLREGAKSLREVLEAEAVSRYLYGTGCVAGVYLPGSRQTLTVYQALKKGLLSAEVARFLLEAQAATGFLLDPVKGERLTVDEAVRKGLVGPELHDRLLSAERAVTGYRDPYTEQTISLFQAMKKDLIPAEEALRLLDAQLATGGVVDPRLGFHLPLEVAYLRGFLNKDTHDQLSEPSEVRSYPDPSTDERLSYTQLLRRCRRHETSGQLLLPLSDARKLTFRGLRKQITVEELVRSRVMDEATALQLREGLTSVEEVSKNLQKFLEGTSCIAGVFVDATKERLSVYQAMKKGIIRPGTAFELLEAQAATGYVVDPIKGLKLTVEEAVRMGIVGPEFKDKLLSAERAVTGYKDPYSGKLISLFQAMKKGLILKDHGIRLLEAQIATGGIIDPEESHRLPVDVAYKRGLFDEEMNEILTDPSDDTKGFFDPNTEENLTYLQLMERCVTDPQTGLRLLPLKEKKRERKTSSKSSVRKRRVVIVDPETGKEMSVYEAYRKGLIDHQTYLELSEQECEWEEITISSSDGVVKSMIIDRRSGRQYDIDEAISRSLIDRSALDQYRAGTLSITEFADMLSGNAGGFRSRSSSVGSSSSYPISPAASRSQAASWSDPTEETGPVAGILDTETLEKVSVTEAMHRNLVDNITGQRLLEAQACTGGIIDPGTGERFPVTDAVNKGLVDKIMVDRINLAQKAFCGFEDPRTKTKMSAAQALKKGWLYYEAGQRFLEVQYLTGGLIEPDAPGRVPLDEALQRGMVDARTAQKLRDVGAYSKYLTCPKTKLKISYKDALDRSMVEEGTGLRLLEAAAQSSKGYYSPYSVSGSGSAAGSRSGSRTGSRAGSRRGSFDATGSGFSMTFSSSSYSSSGYGRRYTSGPASSLGGPESAAA